The following proteins come from a genomic window of Anabrus simplex isolate iqAnaSimp1 chromosome 7, ASM4041472v1, whole genome shotgun sequence:
- the LOC136877822 gene encoding uncharacterized protein — protein sequence MDPNEEDVVIACAAYIVLKLKKKKNKKRYWVHKLFTTREEEGEFHTIFGRLRNDQEKFVKYFRMSYSKFDNLLQQLKPHLTKKNSKWRKSISAEERLALTLRYLASGNSQISMSFSYRISPTAVHSIIVSTCEAIWDILSPQEMPQPTEEMWKKISEEFYDLWRFPNCIGALDGKHVVIQAPPSSGSLFYNYKHTFSIVLLALVDAKYRFIAVDVGGYGKSSDGGLFSRSVLGRSLENKTLNIPGPKPLPNCNEPVVPYVILGDEAFPLKTYLMRPYPGSTARSDERQANYNFRQSRTRRVVENAFGIAVQRHRDLKSTCFPARSAM from the exons atggatccgaacgaagaagacgtagttatcgcctgtgcagcgtacattgttttaaaactaaagaagaagaaaaataagaaacgaTACTGGGTTCATAAATTGTTTACAAcgagagaagaagaaggagagtttCACACAATTTTCGGTCGGCTACGAAATGACCAAGAAAAATTCGTAAAATATTTTCGAATGAGTTACTCCAAGTTTGACAATTTGCTACAACAACTGAAACCACATCTCACGAAAAAGAATTCAAAATGGAGGAAATCCATTAGTGCAGAAGAGAGACTAGCATTAACATTACG GTATCTCGCATCTGGAAATTCGCAGATCTCCATGAGTTTCAGTTACAGAATTTCCCCGACAGCTGTTCACTCTATAATAGTCTCCACATGTGAGGCTATTTGGGACATTTTGTCTCCACAAGAAATGCCCCAACCTACTGAGGAAATGTGGAAGAAAATATCTGAAGAATTCTATGATCTGTGGCGTTTTCCGAACTGTATAGGAGCTTTAGACGGAAAACACGTTGTTATTCAAGCGCCCCCAAGCAGCGGGTCTCTCTTTTATAACTATAAACATACTTTCTCTATCGTTCTTTTGGCATTAGTGGATGCCAAATACAGATTCATTGCTGTTGATGTAGGAGGTTATGGCAAGTCCAGTGACGGAGGACTATTCTCAAGATCAGTTTTAGGAAGATCTTTGGAAAACAAAACGTTAAATATACCAGGTCCTAAACCATTGCCAAATTGTAATGAACCTGTTGTGCCTTATGTAATACTTGGTGATGAAGCTTTCCCACTGAAAACGTATCTGATGCGTCCGTACCCCGGATCCACAGCTCGCAGTGATGAAAGGCAGGCGAATTATAATTTCCGGCAGTCGAGAACACGACGAGTAGTGGAGAATGCCTTTGGCATTGCTGTCCAGAGACATAGG gacttgaagtcaacatgtttccctgctcgcagtgcgatgtaa